Proteins encoded in a region of the Xylocopa sonorina isolate GNS202 chromosome 1, iyXylSono1_principal, whole genome shotgun sequence genome:
- the Eif1 gene encoding eukaryotic translation initiation factor eIF1, giving the protein MSIQNLNTFDPFADAIKGSDDDVQDGLVHIRIQQRNGRKTLTTVQGLSSEYDLKKIVRACKKEFACNGTVIEHPEYGEVLQLQGDQRENICQWLTKSGLAKPDQLKVHGF; this is encoded by the exons ACCCCTTTGCAGATGCAATCAAGGGTTCAGATGATGATGTCCAAGACGGTCTCGTGCATATAAGGATCCAACAACGGAATGGTCGTAAGACCTTAACAACTGTGCAAGGACTTTCATCTGAATATGACTTGAAGAAAATCGTGAGAGCATGTAAAAAG GAGTTTGCCTGCAATGGGACAGTAATCGAACACCCGGAGTACGGGGAGGTGTTGCAGCTGCAGGGGGACCAGCGAGAGAATATATGCCAGTGGCTAACAAAGTCAGGTCTGGCCAAACCTGACCAACTCAAAGTCCATGGTTTTTAA